From one Takifugu rubripes chromosome 14, fTakRub1.2, whole genome shotgun sequence genomic stretch:
- the ube2a gene encoding ubiquitin-conjugating enzyme E2 A: MSTPARRRLMRDFKRLQEDPPAGVSGAPSENNIMVWNAVIFGPEGTPFEDGTFKLTIEFTEEYPNKPPTVRFISKMFHPNVYADGSICLDILQNRWSPTYDVSSILTSIQSLLDEPNPNSPANSQAAQLYQENKREYEKRVSAIVEQSWCDC; this comes from the exons ATGTCAACTCCAGCAAGACGACGTTTAATGAGAGACTTTAAACG GCTGCAAGAAGATCCTCCAGCTGGAGTTAGTGGTGCCCCCTCAGAAAATAATATTATGGTATGGAATGCTGTCATTTTTGG CCCAGAAGGAACACCTTTTGAAGATG GAACCTTCAAACTTACCATTGAATTTACAGAGGAATATCCAAATAAACCTCCAACAGTGCGATTTATCTCTAAAATGTTTCATCCAAATG TGTATGCAGATGGCAGCATATGCTTAGATATACTTCAGAATCGTTGGAGTCCAACTTACGATGTTTCTTCGATCTTAACATCTATACAG TCCTTACTGGATGAGCCAAACCCAAACAGTCCGGCGAACAGCCAAGCAGCCCAGCTCTACCAGGAAAACAAACGGGAGTACGAGAAGAGGGTTTCTGCCATCGTTGAACAGAGCTGGTGTGACTGTTGA